In one Desulfovibrionales bacterium genomic region, the following are encoded:
- a CDS encoding YkgJ family cysteine cluster protein → MDLEEKKKQLRTLYDEYEEGVAEFKKAAACEAGCADCCIDVEDVDIITLEGIIIRERMATFDKSVQAEIRARLAQNKEEREEGKLSRCAFLRADNTCMIYDIRPFSCRQLYSVKRCNGAPPTIHRQAVHLARQTVDKMQRLDFGGYSGHISYILYLLAKEDFRRRYLHGRSDPRKIVDFGRSHGIVINRFVSG, encoded by the coding sequence ATGGATTTAGAGGAAAAGAAAAAGCAACTTCGGACGTTATACGACGAGTACGAGGAAGGTGTGGCTGAGTTTAAAAAAGCAGCGGCGTGTGAGGCGGGGTGTGCTGACTGCTGTATAGATGTGGAGGATGTCGATATCATAACCCTGGAAGGCATTATTATCCGGGAACGGATGGCTACGTTTGACAAATCAGTCCAGGCAGAAATAAGGGCGAGATTGGCGCAGAACAAGGAAGAAAGAGAGGAGGGGAAACTTTCCCGCTGCGCCTTTCTTAGGGCGGACAATACCTGTATGATCTATGATATTCGTCCTTTCAGTTGCCGCCAGCTTTACTCAGTCAAAAGGTGCAACGGCGCGCCGCCCACCATTCACCGTCAGGCCGTGCACCTGGCCAGGCAGACTGTTGACAAAATGCAGCGGCTTGACTTTGGCGGGTATTCAGGGCATATCAGTTATATCCTCTATTTACTGGCTAAAGAAGACTTCAGAAGGCGGTATCTGCACGGTAGGTCTGATCCTCGAAAGATAGTGGATTTTGGGCGAAGCCACGGAATAGTCATTAATCGTTTTGTCTCCGGCTGA
- a CDS encoding 2-amino-3,7-dideoxy-D-threo-hept-6-ulosonate synthase codes for MTGKQIRMERIFNRNTKKTVIVPMDHGVTVGPIEGLIDMKKTVNAVASGGANAIVVHKGIVRAGHRGGGKDVGLIIHLSGSTTISPYPNAKTMICTVEEAIKIGADAVSIQVNVGNGNDSEMLRDLGQTARIASEWGIPLLAMMYPRGEKIKNEYDPEIIGHVARLGAELGADIVKCSYTGDPESFRRVVEGCPVPVVIAGGPKMSSDRELLTMVRDAIDAGASGLSIGRNIFQHKNPQHMTATLSRMVHRRYSVEEALEYLGKE; via the coding sequence ATGACTGGAAAACAGATTCGTATGGAGCGCATCTTCAACCGTAATACTAAAAAGACGGTTATTGTCCCCATGGACCATGGAGTGACGGTGGGTCCTATCGAAGGGCTTATTGACATGAAGAAGACCGTTAATGCGGTAGCCTCGGGCGGCGCCAATGCCATAGTCGTGCATAAAGGCATCGTAAGGGCCGGCCACCGTGGGGGGGGGAAAGATGTGGGTTTGATTATTCACCTCTCGGGCAGCACCACTATATCGCCGTATCCCAATGCCAAGACCATGATCTGCACTGTGGAAGAGGCCATAAAGATAGGCGCGGATGCGGTCTCCATCCAGGTCAATGTGGGGAACGGCAATGATAGTGAGATGTTGAGGGACCTCGGGCAAACGGCCCGGATCGCCAGCGAGTGGGGGATACCGCTACTGGCCATGATGTACCCGCGGGGCGAGAAGATTAAAAATGAATATGATCCGGAGATAATCGGGCATGTGGCCAGGCTGGGGGCAGAGCTGGGAGCGGATATCGTCAAGTGTTCTTATACGGGCGACCCGGAGTCCTTCCGGCGGGTGGTAGAGGGGTGTCCGGTTCCCGTGGTTATTGCCGGAGGTCCGAAGATGTCTTCGGATCGGGAGTTACTGACGATGGTCAGGGATGCTATAGACGCCGGGGCATCCGGTCTATCCATCGGCCGCAACATCTTCCAGCATAAGAATCCGCAACACATGACGGCTACGTTGAGCCGTATGGTGCATCGCCGGTATTCAGTAGAAGAGGCCCTGGAATATCTGGGCAAGGAATAG
- a CDS encoding 3-dehydroquinate synthase II produces MKQIWVKVIPWKKKLVTTALENGADALVLAEGDSEKAKKLGRIPTVAPDGDLKWGEDVVEVTIRGSEDEKEVVRLAQTRKVVATTTDWTVIPLENIVAQTNNVLVETSNLEDARTALGVLEKGVDGVVINVSEPAELKKILTSLRETGGEAPLTIGEVVSIKTLGMGDRVCIDTCTQMGKGEGMLIGNTSQALFLVHAESVENPYVATRPFRVNAGPVHAYVRVPGGKTRYLSELKSGDEVLMVNSQGKSGPVVVGRVKIEKRPLVLIEARAEGKVFSTILQNAETIRLTRPDGEPVSIVSLKEGDQVLMSVEAGGRHFGYHIEETITEK; encoded by the coding sequence ATGAAACAGATCTGGGTGAAGGTTATCCCCTGGAAGAAGAAGCTGGTAACCACTGCCCTGGAAAATGGGGCGGATGCCCTGGTACTGGCAGAGGGTGATTCAGAGAAGGCTAAAAAACTCGGTCGTATTCCTACGGTGGCGCCGGATGGGGATCTCAAGTGGGGGGAAGATGTGGTGGAGGTGACCATCCGGGGATCGGAGGATGAAAAAGAGGTTGTCCGATTGGCCCAGACCAGGAAGGTCGTGGCCACGACCACGGACTGGACGGTTATCCCGCTTGAAAACATCGTCGCTCAAACCAATAATGTCCTCGTGGAGACGTCAAACCTGGAAGACGCCAGGACGGCCCTGGGGGTCCTGGAAAAAGGGGTAGATGGGGTGGTAATCAACGTCTCGGAACCGGCGGAGCTTAAGAAGATACTGACCTCTTTGCGAGAGACAGGCGGAGAGGCCCCGCTTACTATAGGCGAGGTGGTTTCCATAAAGACCCTGGGCATGGGAGACCGGGTGTGCATCGATACGTGCACGCAGATGGGGAAGGGTGAGGGCATGCTTATCGGCAATACCAGTCAGGCCCTTTTTCTGGTACACGCGGAGAGCGTGGAAAATCCGTATGTAGCCACCCGGCCCTTCCGCGTCAACGCCGGTCCGGTTCACGCCTACGTGCGCGTGCCCGGCGGCAAGACGCGCTACCTTTCCGAACTCAAGAGCGGCGATGAGGTGCTCATGGTCAACAGCCAGGGCAAGAGCGGACCGGTGGTGGTCGGCCGGGTTAAGATCGAGAAACGTCCCCTGGTTCTCATTGAGGCCCGGGCCGAAGGCAAGGTATTTTCGACTATATTGCAAAATGCCGAGACCATACGGCTCACCAGACCGGATGGGGAGCCGGTATCCATCGTTTCCCTTAAGGAGGGAGACCAGGTCTTGATGTCTGTTGAGGCCGGCGGCCGCCATTTCGGCTACCATATAGAGGAGACGATTACCGAGAAGTGA
- the aroD gene encoding type I 3-dehydroquinate dehydratase codes for MICVAVSAPTMSGMLAAIKKGQKVADAIELRLDGLKNPELASLIKAARPRKVVVTNRSSREGGLFAGKEADRISSLAEAISLGADYIDLEWRTAVPIRERLLANKRKTKVIFSYHDFTHTPSRRALLNVLKSMRAAGADVGKIVTMATSPDDNITLLSLLGWARQHNFPLIAFCMGEMGKISRLATLALGGYMTYASPGRGRETAPGQISASTLRQIMEQMGLS; via the coding sequence GTGATCTGCGTTGCTGTTTCTGCACCCACTATGTCCGGTATGCTGGCCGCAATCAAAAAGGGACAGAAGGTGGCTGATGCCATAGAGCTGCGGCTGGACGGACTTAAGAATCCGGAACTGGCATCCCTTATTAAGGCAGCCCGGCCCAGGAAGGTCGTGGTAACCAACCGTTCGTCCAGGGAAGGCGGGCTGTTCGCCGGAAAAGAGGCGGATAGAATCAGTTCTCTTGCTGAGGCCATATCCCTTGGGGCCGACTACATTGACCTTGAGTGGCGGACGGCGGTGCCAATAAGGGAAAGGCTGCTGGCAAATAAAAGGAAGACAAAGGTCATCTTTTCTTATCATGACTTCACCCATACGCCCTCCAGAAGGGCTCTGCTTAATGTACTGAAATCCATGCGTGCGGCCGGGGCCGATGTCGGCAAGATTGTGACCATGGCTACCTCGCCGGATGACAATATTACGCTTCTCTCTCTCCTTGGCTGGGCCCGTCAGCATAATTTTCCTTTGATTGCCTTCTGTATGGGCGAGATGGGGAAGATCAGTCGTCTGGCCACCCTGGCCCTGGGAGGCTATATGACCTATGCCTCTCCCGGACGCGGCCGGGAGACAGCGCCGGGGCAGATCAGCGCCTCTACGCTCAGGCAGATTATGGAGCAGATGGGCCTTTCCTGA
- a CDS encoding shikimate dehydrogenase, with translation MYLIDSETRLYCLIGNPVAKSLSPILHNAAFRALGVNAVYLAFCVSDPAAAVQGIRSLPIHGVSITIPHKTAILPYVDDLEPLARAMGAVNTLYWQEERLIGANTDGLGAVLALKEKMELHGRRCLILGAGGAARSIAFALKTEGCHVVLTNRTGEKGRRLAEEIGVDWVPFGEFARDKADILIQATSVGMYPDAEESLVPRQALASFPVVMDIVYKPLETRLLREARQAGCLAIDGLNMLSYQAAAQFRLWTGKEAPISVMRREADDYLSGKGVSR, from the coding sequence ATGTACCTGATTGATAGCGAAACACGCCTTTATTGTCTGATAGGTAATCCTGTAGCCAAAAGTCTCAGCCCGATCCTGCACAATGCGGCGTTCCGGGCCCTGGGTGTTAATGCGGTATATCTCGCCTTTTGCGTGAGCGATCCGGCGGCAGCAGTACAGGGTATAAGGTCTTTACCCATACACGGGGTGAGCATCACCATCCCTCACAAAACGGCCATTTTGCCGTATGTGGATGACCTGGAGCCTTTGGCGCGGGCGATGGGGGCGGTAAATACCCTTTATTGGCAGGAAGAAAGGCTTATCGGGGCAAATACCGACGGCCTGGGGGCTGTTCTGGCCCTCAAGGAGAAGATGGAACTCCATGGCCGGAGATGTCTGATCCTTGGGGCAGGCGGCGCGGCCCGTTCTATCGCCTTTGCCCTTAAGACAGAGGGATGTCATGTAGTTCTTACTAATCGAACCGGAGAGAAGGGGAGGAGGCTGGCCGAAGAGATCGGTGTGGACTGGGTTCCCTTCGGAGAGTTTGCACGGGATAAGGCAGATATACTTATCCAGGCCACAAGCGTGGGCATGTACCCGGATGCGGAAGAAAGTCTTGTGCCCCGCCAGGCCCTCGCATCTTTCCCTGTGGTTATGGACATTGTCTATAAACCCCTTGAGACCAGATTGCTGAGAGAGGCCAGGCAAGCGGGCTGTCTTGCCATTGATGGACTCAATATGCTCAGTTATCAGGCCGCGGCCCAATTCAGGTTGTGGACGGGGAAAGAGGCCCCGATTTCTGTGATGCGGCGTGAGGCCGATGACTACCTATCAGGGAAAGGAGTTTCTCGTTGA